The sequence CGCTACTGGGCGGAGTTCACCCGGTAACGACGCCGGACGCGCACCCGGAACCGGCCGGCCTCCCCGCGCCGATGCCCCGGGCCGGGTGGCCCGGTCGGCTGCGGCCGCACTCGCGTCTTGAATGAGTCATTCAGGGCGTCGGAGGTCCTGAATGACTCATTCAAGACATCACGGCCCGCCGCGATGCCACCCAGCCGGACTGCCGCTGCAGCGCCGGCGTTCGGAGTACTAGCAGCTAGCCAGGAACCTCGACAGCACCCGCGTCCCGAAGTGCAACCCCTCCACCGGGACCCGCTCGTCCACCCCGTGCGCCATCGCCCGGTACGGGAAGCCCTTCGGCAGCCACAGCGGCGCGAACCCGTAGTTGTCGATCCCCAGCTGCGCGAACGCCTTCGCGTCCGTCCCGCCGCCCAGGCAATACGGCACCACGACGGCTTCGGAATCCTCCGCGCGCAACGCCGACGACATCGCGGAGAACCACGGCGAGTCCACCGGAGCCTGCACCGGCGGCTGGTGCGCGACGAACTCCCGCGTCACCCCTTCGCCCAGCAGCTCGTCCAGCACCGCGAACAACGACTCCTCGGTCCCCGGCAGCACCCGGACGTCGACCTGCGCGGTCGCCGTCGAGGGGATCACGTTCACCTTGTAGCCCGCGTCGAGCATCGTCGGGGTCGTGCTGTTGCGGACCGTCGGCAGCACCAGCGCACCCGCCGGGCCCAGTGCGGCCACCGCCGCGTCCACGGAGTCCGAAGTGGACAGATCCACCGGCACGCCCAGCGCCGCGCCGGTCCGCTCCAGGAACGCCCGTACCGCCGGGGTCAGCGACACCGGCCATGCGTGGGCCGCGATCCGGTGCAGCGCACCGACCAACCGGGTGACGGCGTTCTCGGCGTTCGGGCGCGAGCCGTGGCCCGCGCGGCCGCGGGCGGTCAGGCGCAGGTGGGCGGTGCCGCGCTCGGCCGTCCCCACCGGGTACAGGTGCACGTCGCGGCCGTCGGCGGCCGGCACGTGGTAGGTGTAGCCGCCCGACTCGCTGATCGCCGCGACGCACCCTTCGAACAGCGATGGATGCCGGTCGACCAGCCAGTGCGCGCCCCACTCGCCGCGGTCCTCCTCGTCGGCGACGAACGCCAGCACCAGCTCGCGCCGCGGCCGCACCCCGCCCGCGAGCGCGGCGAGCACCATCGCCACGAAGTCCTTCATGTCGGTCGCGCCGCGGCCCCACAGGTAGCCGTCGCGCACCTCGCCGGAGAACGGCGGCACCGACCAGTCGGCCGCGTCCGCCGGGACGACGTCCAGGTGCCCCTGCACCAGCAACGCCGGCAGCGACGGGTCGGTGCCGGGCACGCGGGCGATCACGCTGGCCCGCCCGGGCGCCGCCTCGAGGATCTGCGAGGGGATGCCGAGGCCGTCCAGGAACGCCGCCACGTACTCCGCCGCCGGCCGCTCCGGGTTGGCGTCGTTGTTCCCGCGGTTGGTCGTGTCGAACCGGATCAGGTCCGCGCACAGCTCGACGACGTCAGCCATAGATGCCCTGCACCGCCCCCGCCGCGATCGCCGTGACGACCTTGAACGCCTTCATCGCCTCGGTCATGTCCGGCGCGTCGAACCCGACCCGCCGGGTGCCGATCTGCTCCACCGTCGGGATCACCGCGGTCGCCTGCGCCAGGTGGCTCGCGTCGAACTCCACCTCGATCCGGTGCGGCCGGACCTGCCGCTCTTCCCGGCCGGCCCGCGCCATCGCGTCGGCCGCCGCGCCGGTCAGCAGCTCCGCCGTGCGCGCCGGCGGCAGGCAGATGGCCGCGTACCGGCTCACGCACTCCTTCACCTGGACCAGCTCCGCCTCCGGAGCGTAATCACGGGCGTCTTCACACGTTTCGTCGTCACCCGAAACGAGCAGGACAGGGACGCCGTACTCCGCGGCCATCGCCGCGTTCAGCCTGCCTTCGCTCGCCGGGACGTCGTCCAGCCACACCCCGGTGATCTGGTTCTCCAGGTAGGTGTGCGAAAGCACCCCGTCGAACCCGGCACCGGCGTGGTAACCCAGGAACACCACACCGTCCACACCGGAATCGATGCCCTGCATCATCGACAGCGGCTTGTGCCGCCCGGTGAGCATCCGCGCCCGCGGGTCGAGGTCCTCCAGCAGCAGGTTCCGCTGCGACGAATGCGCCTCGTTGACCAGCACGTCCGCGGCCCCGGCGTCGAACAGCCCGGCCAGCACGGCGTTGACGTCGCCGGTGAACAACCGCCGGAAGCGGTCCCACTGCGGCGAACCGGGCACGACGTCGTCGGTCCAGGTGACGCCGGTGGCGCCTTCCATGTCCGCCGAGATCATGATGCGCATGACCGGCACTCTAGCCAGGCCCCGCCCGCCACGGGCGCGGAATCCCCGATCACGCAGCGTCACGCGAATCGATCGATAACGATCGGACACCTGCCGAGGCGGCAACATATTGCGCGGTTGTCCCGGTATGTGGTTACTTCTCGTCCTTGGGGAGGCTCACAAGCGAACGATGGGGTGGTTTTTGGTGCAGTTCCAACGCAGACTCGGGCGGTTCGCCCGCGTGGGCGCGGTCGCCGCGGCCGCGACACTGGCGGCGATCCCGCTCGCCGTCCCGGCCCAGGCGCAACAGGGCAAAGTGCTGCGGGTCGCGCTGACCACCGGCATCGACCACCTGAACCCGTTCACCGCCGTGCTCGCCGCCTCGACGCAGATCGGCCGGTTCACCTACGAGTTCCTCACCGTCCCGAACGCCGAGAAGGCCGAGGCCTCGCCCGCGCTCGCCGAATCCTGGACCCCGTCGGCGGACAAGCTGACCTGGACGTTCAAGATCCGCACCGGCGTCAAGTGGAGCGACGGGAAGCCGGTGACCGCCAAGGACGCCGCCTACACGTTCAACCGGATGCTCACCGACGAGAACGCGCGCACCGCCAACGGCAACTACGTGGCCAACTTCGAGACGGTCACCGCGCCCGACGACACCACGCTCGTCATCAAGACCAAGGCCGTGCAGGTCAACATGAACCTGCTCGACGTCCCGATCGTGCCGCAGCACATCTGGGAGCCGGTCACCGACCTCAAGGACCCCAAGACCGACCAGCTGGCCATCGCCGGCGTCTCCGACGGCCCGTACCAGGTCACCGAGTACAAGCCGAACGAGTACGTCAAGTTCAAGGCCAACAAGGACTACTGGCGCGGCGCCCCGAAGGTCGACGAGCTGCAGCTGCTGCAGTTCAAGGACACCGAAGCCGCGGTCAACGCGCTCAAGCAGGGCGAAGTCGACGTCATCAACCGGCTCAACCCCAACCAGTTCGCCGCGCTGCAGGGCCAGGAGGGCATCACCACCAACGCCGCGCCCGGCCGCCGCTACGACGAGCTGGCGATGAACTTCGGCGTCCAGGACAACGCGAACCACCCCATCGGTGACGGAAACCCGGTGCTCAAGGACATCAACGTCCGCAAGGCGATCGCCCAGGCCGTCGACACCCAGGCGATCGTGGACAAGGTGCTCAAGGGCCTCGGCCAGGTCGGCGGCGGCGTCGTGCCCGCCGTCTACAGCGCCTACCACTGGGACCCCAGCGACAGCGAGAAGACCAAGTTCGACCTCGCCGCCGCCAACGCCACCCTCGAGCAGGCCGGCTACAAGAAGGGCCCCGACGGCGTCCGCACCGCCCCGGGCGGCGCGAAGCTGGAACTGCGCCTGACCGGGCACTCCAACCGCAGCTACGACCAGGGCGTCGCCCAGTACGTCAGCGGCTGGCTCAAGGACATCGGCATCACCGTCAAGCAGGACCTGGTCTCCGATGACGAGCTGTCCGACCGCACCGCCACCGGCAAGTACGACCTCGCCATCGGCGGCTACGGCACCAGCCCGGACCCGGACTACGTGCTCTCGCTGCACACCTGCGCCGCGCGGCCCAGCGCCGACGCCAAGGGCGGCAGCACCGACACGTTCTTCTGCGACGCCCAGTACGACGACCTCTACAAGAAGCAGCTGACCGAGACCGACGACGCGAAGCGCGCCGAGTACGTCAAGCAGGCCCAGGCCCGGCTCTACAGCCAGTACCCGACGATCGTCCTGGACTACCAGAACGCGCTCGAGGCCTACCGCTCCGACAAGTTCTCCGGCTTCACCACCCAGCCGCAGCCCAAGGGCGCGATCCTCGAGCAGACCGGCTACTGGGGCGTCTACGGCGCCACGCCGGCCGGCTCCGAGAACGCGAAGGACGCCAACGCCGTCGGCGGCGGCTCGGACAGCACCGTCGTGTGGATCGTCGTCGGCGGCATCGTCGTGGTGGTCCTCGTCATCGGCGGGATCGTCCTGTCCCGCCGGAACAAGACCTCGGAAGACCGCGAGTAGGAATGACCGCCCCCGAACAAGCCGCGGTGCTCGTCGACCCCGACGAGCACCGCGGCGGGACCGGCACCGCCCGGTTCGTCCTCCGGAAGATCATCGAAGCGGTCGTCAGCGTCGTGCTGGTGGTCGTCCTGTTCTTCTTCCTCTTCCGCATGCTGCCCGGCGACCCCGTCGCCGCGATGACCCGCGACCGCGTCACCAGCCCCCAGCAGATCGCCGAACTGCGCGAGAAGATGGGCGTCGACAAGCCCGTCTTCGTCCAGTTCGGCCAGTACTTCTGGAACCTGCTGCACGGCGACCTCGGCGAGTCCCGGCTGCTCAACAACGGCCGCCCGGTCGCCGACATGATCGCCGAACGGCTCTGGCCGACCATCCTGCTCGTCGGCAGCGCCACCATCCTGGCCGTCGTCATCGGCCTGTGGCTGGGCATCCGCGCCGCCTGGCGCCGCGACAGCTTCTTCGACCGCGCCCAGACCGGGATCGCGCTGACCCTCTGGTCGGTCCCGCAGTTCTGGCTCGGCCTGATGCTGCTCGTGGTGACCAACGGCCTGTTCCCCAGCCGCGGCATGCACTCCCCGGACACCGCGCCCGACGTCTTTTCCCAGACCCTCGACGTCCTGCACCACCTGGTGCTGCCGTGCCTGACGCTGCTGGCGGTGTTCTACGCCCAGTACATGCTCATCATGCGGTCGTCGCTGCTGGGGGAGATGAACGCCGACTACCTCACCACCGCCCGCGCCAAGGGCCTGCGCGACGACCTCGTCCGCCGCCGCCACGCCGTTCCCAACGCCCTGCTGCCGACCACCACGCTGGTGTTCATGCAGTTCGGCCAGGTCGTCGCCGGCGCGGTCACCGTCGAAGCGGTGTTCAGCTGGCCCGGGCTCGGGCAGCTGACCTACGACGCCCTGCACGGGCCCGACCTGCCGGTGCTGCAGGGCGTGTTCACCGTGCTCGCGAGCGCCGTGGTGCTGATGAACCTGCTCGCGGAGCTGCTCTACCGCGTGCTCGACCCGAGGGTGCGTACCTCATGACCACCGCAGAGACGCCCCGGCAGATCGCCTGGCACCGCCGGCGCGCGTCGCTCGCCCGGACCTGGCGGGAGTTCGCCGCCCAGCGCACCGCGCTCATCGGGCTGATCCTGCTCGGCGCCACCGTCGTCGTCGCGCTGCTGCTGCCGCTGATCAGCGACCAGAGCGGCCTCGACGTCACCAAGGCCACCGGCGAGCCGCTCGCCCCGCCGAACGGCGACTTCTGGCTCGGCACCGACAACTTCGGCCGCTCGGTGCTGCTGATGACCGTCTGGGGCAGCCGGATCTCCCTGCTCGTCGGGTTCTCCGCCGCGCTGCTGTCGGTGGTCATCGGCACCCTGATCGGCATCACCGCCGCGCACTTCGGCGGCTGGGTGTCGGCGACGCTGCTGCGGTTCACCGACTTCTTCCTGGTCCTGCCTTCGCTGATCCTCGCCATCGCGCTCTCGGCGGTGCTGCCCAAGGGCGTCGGCACGATCATCGTCGCCATCGGCCTCACCGCCTGGCCCAGCACCGCGCGGCTGGTCCGGGCGCAGACGCTGACCATCGAGAGCCGTCCCTACATCGAGCGCGCCCACGCCCTCGGCGGCGGGCACCTGCACGTCATCGGCAAGCACGTCCTGCCCGGTGTGATGCCGCTGGTGCTGGCCAACACGACGCTGGTGGTCGGCAACGCCGTCATCGCCGACGCGACCCTGTCGTTCCTCGGCGTCGGCGACCCCAACTCGGTCACCTGGGGCCTGGTGCTCGAAAGCGCGCTCAACAACGGCGCCATCAGCCGCGGCGCCTGGTGGAACGTGCTCCCGCCGGGCATCGCGATCGTCCTCGTCGTCCTCTTCTTCACCCTGGTCGGCCGGGGACTGGAGACCGTGCTCAACCCGAGGTTGAAGAAGTGACCACCCCGCTGCTGCAGCTCAAGGACCTCAACGTCACCTACGCGGTGGGCGACCAGGAGGTGCCCGCCGTCCGCGGCGTCGACCTGTCCCTCGACCCCGGCGGCACCCTCGGCGTCGCCGGCGAATCCGGCTCGGGCAAGTCCACCGTCGCGATGAGCGTGCTGCGGCTGCTGCCGCGCACCGCGAAGATCACCGGCGAGATCGTCCTCGACGGCGAAGACGTCACCGCCATGAAGTGGGGCCGCCTGCGCGCGGTCCGCTGGGCCGAGGCGTCGGTGGTGTTCCAGGGCGCGATGCACGCGCTCAACCCGGTCCGCAAGATCGGCGAGCAGATCGCCGAGCCGATCCGGCTGCACCCGCCGTCGGGCAAGCCGTTGTCCGACGCCGCGGTCGACGCCCGCGTGGCCGAGCTGCTCACCCAGGTCGACCTGCCCCCTGGCCGGGCCGGCGCCTACCCCCACGAGCTGTCCGGCGGGCAGAAGCAGCGCGTCATGATCGCCATGGCGCTGGCCTGCTCGCCCCGGCTGATCATCGCCGACGAGCCGACCACCGCCCTGGACGTCATCGTCCAGGCCCAGGTCCTCGCGCTGCTCTCGCGGCTGGTCGCCGAGCAGGACATCGGCCTGATCATGATCAGCCACGACCTGTCCGTGCTCGCCGCCACCTGCCAGCGGATCGCCGTGATGTACGACGGGCGGATCGTCGAGGAAGGCCCCAGCGCCGAGGTGATGGGCTCGCCTCGCCACGAACACACCCGAGCGCTGGCCGCGGCGTTCCCGACGGTCGGCGACCCGGTGTCGCGCTTCGCCCCGGCGACCAGCAACCCGCTGCCGCCCGAACCCGCCGACCGGGTGGCGGGTGGCGAGCCGCTGCTGGCCGCGGAGAACCTGCGCGTGTCCTTCCGCGACCGCACCGGCAAGCGCATCGACGCCGTCGCCGGGGTCGACCTCACGGTGTCGCGCGACGAGATCGTCGCACTGGTCGGGCAGTCCGGCTCGGGCAAGACGACGCTCGCCCGGACGCTGCTCGGCCTGCAGAAACCCGACTCCGGCGTGGTCCGCTACGACGGGAAGCCGGTGCCTTCGGGCGGGGCGGGGCTCAAGGCCTACCGGCGGCAGGTCCAGCTGGTGCTGCAGGACCCGACGAGCGCGCTGAACCCGGCCCACACGGTGTACGAGGCCGTCGCGGAGGGCCCGCGGATCCACAAGCTCGCCGACGAGCGCGACGTCGTCCACCGGGCGCTGGAGGCCGCGGAACTGCGGCCCGCGGAAAAGTACGCCGACCGCCTCCCGCACCAGCTCTCCGGCGGCCAGCGCCAGCGCGTCGTCATCGCGGGCGCTTTGGCGCTGGAGCCGTCGGTGGTGGTGGCCGACGAGCCGGTCGCGTCGCTGGACGCGTCGGTGCGCGGCGAGATCCTCGGGCTGCTGCTGCGGCTGCGCCGCGAGCTGGGCCTCGCCGCGCTGGTGATCACCCACGACCTGGGCCTGGCCTGGAACATCGCCGACCGCGTCGCCGTGATGTACCGCGGCGAGCTGGTCGAAACCGGGACGGTGGAACAAGTCCTGCTCGATCCGCACCACGACTACACGAAGTCCCTGCTGGCCGCGCTGCCCGGCGGCACGGCCCAGCGCCGCACCGTCGAAACCTGACCGCGGCCCACGTCTTGAATGAGTCATTCAGGACCTCCGAAGACCTGAATGACTCATTCAAGACACTCAGCACCTGGCTCCACGGCCCGAAACCTGACACTGCGATAACCCCGCTCGAGCGCGGTGTGTAATCTCCGAACGGAAATGGCGACCACCACCGACCCCGCACAGACGCCCTCGGCCGGACTGGCCGAGCGGCTCCGCGTGCCCTCGCGATTCCCGTACCGCACGATCGCGATGGGCACCGTCGGGAGCACCCTGCTCATGCTGGCCGCCTTCGGCGCCGGCGGCATCCTGATCAAGGACCCCGTGCTCGGCCACGGCCCGCTCTCGTGGATCCGCTACGGCCACGGGCGCATGCTCGCCAACGCCGTCCTCTACACCGGCTTCGGCCTGGTCGTGTGGGCGTGGGTCCGCCTCGGCCGCTACGTGCTGGCCGGGCGCATCGGCAGCCGCCCCATCCTGGTCGCGGCCGGCTGCTGGATGGCGCCGCTGCTCATCTCGCCGCCGCTGTTCACCCGCGACGTCTTCTCCTACCTCGGCCAGGGCGCCCAGCTGCTCTACGGGCTCGACCCGTACGCCAACGGCCCCGCCGAGCTCGACGTGCTGCCGAACGTGGTCCAGAACGTCCACCCGCTCTGGCAGACCACCCCGGCGCCGTACGGGCCGCTGTTCCTGCTGATCTCGAAGGGCGTCGTCGCCACCACCGGTGACAACATGATCCTCGGCGTCATCCTGATGCGCGTCGTGCTGCTGGCCGGGCTCGCCGGCACGCTGTGGGCGCTCCCGCGGCTGGTCAAGCACCTCGGCGGCAAGCTCCCGGTCGCGCTCTGGCTCGCGGTGGCCAGCCCGATGATGGTGATCCACCTCTTCGGCGGCCCGCACAACGACCTGATGATGCTCGCCTTCCTCACCATCGGCGTCCTCGCCGCACTGGAACGCAAGCACGTCGTCGCGGTGGTACTGGTGACGATCGGCATGCTGATCAAGCCGACCGCCGCGATCGCCCTGCCGTTCCTCGTCTGGATCTGGGCCAACCACCTCGAAGGCGAGTCGAAGGTCCGCAACTTCCTGCGCGCCGGTGCGGCGTCGGTGGGCCTGTTCCTGCCGGTGTTCGTCGCGGGCACCTGGATTTCCCTCGGCTCGCTGAACATGGGCTGGTGGTCCGGGCTCAAGGCACCCCAGCTGATCGCGAACTGGCTCAACATCCCGACCGGCATCGGCGAGGTGTTCTACAACCTGGTCCACCTCGTCGTGGACGTCCAGGTCTCGCCGTTCGTCACGGTCGCCCGCGCGGCCGGCATGCTCCTGCTGATCGTGTTCGGCGTCCGCCAGTGGTGGCTCGGCCGCGGCGGCGGCACCGAAGCCGTGTACCGGGCGGGCATCTCGCTGCTGGCGGTGGCGATCCTCATGCCGCCGACCCTGCCGTGGTACCTGACCTGGGGTTTCGTGCTCCTGTCGGCGTTCAAGTGGCAGCCGCGGCACCTCGCGCTGGTGGTGGCGGTGTCGGTGTTCGTGACGCTGGTCTACTACCCGACGGGCGAGCAGGCCCTGTACGACTGGTGGTTCATCGCCCTGGTCGTGGTGGCCAGCCTGTACTCGGCGGCCTCGCTGCTGCGCCCGGACCCGCTGGGCATCATCGACGCCTGGCGCCGCCCGGAGAAGTTCCTCCGCGACTAACCGGTCCAGCCACGCCAGGTGTGGACGGTCGTCACCACCACCGCGTGCTCCGGCGGGCGCCCGGCGTACTGCTCGTACTTCGCCACCAGCCACGACACCGGCTCCGCCCGCTCGGCGTCCGGCAGGATCCGCGCGGTGCCGTCCGCCCGCACCCACCACAGCCGCGACCAGTCCTCGGCGTAGCCGTCCGCCAGGAAGCACACCGCCGGGTTCTCCTCGATGTTGCGCAGCCGCCGCAACGACGTCGTCGACTTCGGCTTGTGGTCCACCGCGAACACCACAAGATCACCGCGCACCGCGAACGTCACCGGCACCAGGTGCGGGATCCCCGAAGCCGACACCGTCGCCAGCCGCGCCACCCGGGCCGCGGCGAACCGCGCCCGGGCCTCTTCCGGCGTCATATCAGCGCGGGGGAGTCGAACGTCAACGTCCCCAGGTCCGCGTCCAGGCTCACCTGCACACCCAGCGGCACCGTCGGCGACGACGCCACGTGCCCGAACCCGAACTCCTCGACCACCGGCACCCCCAGCGGCCCCAGCCGGTCCAGCACCAGCCTGCGCACCTCCGCGGGGTCGCCGCACGCCGCCCACGACCCCAGCACGATGCCCCGGACACCGTCGAACCAGCCGCTGCGCAGCAACTGCGTGAACATCCGGTCCAGCCGGTACACGCTCTCCGTCACGTCCTCCAGCAGCACCACCGCGTCCCGCCCCGAACCCGCCTCCGGTGTCCCCAGCCCGGAAGCCAGCAACGACAGGTTCCCGCCCGTCAAAATGCCCGAAGCCCGGCCCGGGACCAGCGCGGTACCACCGCGGACCACGACGTTCCGCTCGGGTTCGAACAGCGCCCGCCGCAGGTGCTCCACCGCGAAGTCGTCGAACAGCACGCTCGCCGGCATCGGGGAGAACAAAGTGGACAGTCCCAAGTGGACGTTCACCGCGCGGTGCAGCGCCGTCACGTCCGACGACCCGGCCAGCACCTTCGGACCCGCGTCCCGCAGCGCCGCCCAGTCCACCAGGTCCAGCATCCGCTGCGCCCCGTACCCGCCGCGCGCCGCCAGGACGCAGCGCACGCCCGGGTCCAGCCACGCCTCGGTGAACTCCGCCGCCCGGGCCGCGTCCGAACCGGACAGATAGGGCGGCGATCCGGGCGAAGCACGCACGCACGGCCCGATCCGCACCTCGACGCCCCAGCCGCTCAGCACAGGCAGCGCCTTCTCCAGCAGGTCCGCCGGCACCGGGCCGGACGGCGCCACCAGCGCCAGCGTGTCGCCGGCCCGCAACCGCGGCGGCCTCACCGCGACAGCTCCAGCCGCGCCACGCCCGGCGTCTCGAAGCCCAGCACCTGGCCGTAGAACGACAGCTCCGCCTCCAGCGCCGCCACGATCGTCTCCGCCTGCCGGAAGCCGTGCTGCTCACCCGGGAACCGCTGGTAGGCGTACGGGATCCCGCGCCCCTCCAGCCCGGCCACGAACCGGTCGGCCTGCTCCGGCGGGCAGATCCGGTCCTCCAGGCCCTGCTGGAACAGCACCGGCCCGGCCAGCGACCCGGCGTTCGCCAGCGGCGACCGGTCGACGTACCGCTGCCGGGCCGAGGGCAGCGGTCCGACCAGCCCGTCGAGGTACCGCGACTCGAAGTCGTGCGTCTCACCGTCGGTGCCGGTCCACCCGGCCAGGTCCAGCACCGGGTACATCACCGTGCCCGCCCGGTACGTCTTCGTCGTGGTCAGCGACGCCGCCGCGGTGAACCCGCCCGCGCTGCCCCCGCGGATCCCGAGCCGGTCGCCGTCGGCGAGCCCGGCCGCCACCAGCGCCTCGGCCACCGCCACGCAGTCGGCCACGTCCACCACGCCCCACTGCTCGCGCAGCCGCTCCCGGTAGGCCCGCCCGAACCCGGTCGACCCGCCGTAGTTCACCGCCGCCACGCCGATGCCGCGGCTGGTGAAGTACGCGATCTCCAGGTCCAGCACCGGGAAGTGCTGCCCGGTCGGCCCGCCGTGGACTTGCACCAGCAACGGCGGCAGCTCACCTTCGGGCGCCGAAAAATCCGGGTTCGCGGGCAGGTACAGCACCACCGGCACGTCGTCGCCGGCCGCCGTCGTGATCACGCGCTCTTCGGGCACCGGCAGGTACTCCGCCGGCAGCTCCGGCTGCGGCGTCAGATCCGTCACGACCGCGCCGGCCAGCTGCACCACCGCGGCTTCGCGCACCGGGCCCGCGGCCACCCCCACGAACCCGTCGCCGAACGCCGCGAACCCCGTCGAGGACCACGCCGTCAGCTCCTCTCCCAGCGGTGTCAGCGAGCCGTCCGCCTCGTCGAGCACCGCCAGCCGGCCGCCCGCCAGCACCGCGTGCCGCCCGCCGCCGAGCGGGACGAACCAGCGCGAACCGACCTTCCACAACGGCCCGCCCAGCTCCCGCGCCACCGGCGCCAGGTTCACCAGCGACCCGTCCAGGCCGACCCGGTGCAGGTTCCACCAGCCGTCCGGGTCCAGCAGCGCCAGCAACGACGCCGGCGTCTCCCACTCGACCTGGCACACCGAAACGTCCGCGCCGCCGGCCAGCACCTCGTGCGGCCCGAACGACCCGTCCTCGGCCACCGGCGCCACGCACAGCTCGGTCCCGTCCCACGGCATCGCCGGGTGGTCCCAGCCGAACCAGGCCGCGTGCCGTCCGTCCGGCGACAGCTTCGCCACGGTCAGGAACCGGTGGCTGGAGGCCAGCACCCGCTCCCCGGCACCGGACAGCGCGATCGCCACCAGCTCCCGCTCGACGTCGGTCGGCCGCGGTCCGGTGGAGCGCTCCCGGACCGCCCACACCTCACCCGGCCGCCCGGCCCGGAGGTCGCCGTACCGGACGCCCTGCGGCTCCGCGGGCTCCGGTGTCAGCGGCACCACACCGGTTTCGCTGAGCGCGTAAACCCGCTGATCCGCCCAGTGCGTGAACACCACCACACCGTCGGTCACCGCCCACGGCCGCCCGCCGTACTCGTGCAGCCGGTTGCGGACGTTCCACGGCGCCGGCAGGACGTCCTCGGTCCCGCCCGGAACGGCCTTCACCAGCGCGACCCTGCCCTGCTCACCGGGCCGCGCCTCGGCCCACCACACCTCGTCCCCGACGACGTCGAGCCACTGCGGGCCGCCACCGGCGGCGGCCACCTCGGCGGCGGTGATGGGCGAGGACCAGGTTCCGTACGGCGAGATCCGAGACACCCCCAGAGGCTAGCGGCCCGCGAAGGTGGGGCGGCGGATGCCGATCATGCGGCGGTGGCCTAGGGTCGACAGTGCTATGTCTCGCGTAATCCACGTCTTCCGCCAGCCGGATCGGTTCGTCGCCGGCACCGTCGGCGAGCCCGGCGATCGCACGTTCTACCTCCAGGCTTCCGAGGACGTGCGCACCATCAGCGTCACCATCGAAAAGCAGCAGGTCGTCGTCCTCGCCGAACGCCTCAGCTCGCTGCTCGAAGAGGTCGCCAGCCGCTTCGGCGCCGACGTACCCGACGACGTCCCCGAGGACCTCGTCGACGTCGACCCCCTCACCGTGCCGGTCGAGGAGGAGTTCCGCGTCGGCACCATGGGCCTGGGCTGGGACGCCGACAGCAGCGCCGTCGTCATCGAGCTGCTCGCCATCACCGAGGGCGAGGTCGACGAAACGGTCGTGCTGGACGACACCGAAGAGGGCCCGGACGCCGTCCGCGTCTTCCTCAGCCCGGCCGCCGCCCGCGCCTTCGCCGAGCGCGCCGACCGCGTCGTCAACGCCGGCCGCAAGCCGTGCCCGCTGTGCGCGGAGCCGCTCGACCCGGCCGGCCACATCTGCCCCCGGCAGAACGGCTACCGGCGCGAGACCGACGCGGGCGAAGACTGACCATGGCCACCACCCCCGCCGAGCAGCCCGACCCCGCCGACCCGGCGTCCCGCGAGCTGGTCACCCACGGCCGCATCGACGTCGAAGGCCGGCTGGTGGACGCCTCCAACGTCACGCTGTTCTGCG is a genomic window of Amycolatopsis lexingtonensis containing:
- a CDS encoding ABC transporter substrate-binding protein — its product is MGWFLVQFQRRLGRFARVGAVAAAATLAAIPLAVPAQAQQGKVLRVALTTGIDHLNPFTAVLAASTQIGRFTYEFLTVPNAEKAEASPALAESWTPSADKLTWTFKIRTGVKWSDGKPVTAKDAAYTFNRMLTDENARTANGNYVANFETVTAPDDTTLVIKTKAVQVNMNLLDVPIVPQHIWEPVTDLKDPKTDQLAIAGVSDGPYQVTEYKPNEYVKFKANKDYWRGAPKVDELQLLQFKDTEAAVNALKQGEVDVINRLNPNQFAALQGQEGITTNAAPGRRYDELAMNFGVQDNANHPIGDGNPVLKDINVRKAIAQAVDTQAIVDKVLKGLGQVGGGVVPAVYSAYHWDPSDSEKTKFDLAAANATLEQAGYKKGPDGVRTAPGGAKLELRLTGHSNRSYDQGVAQYVSGWLKDIGITVKQDLVSDDELSDRTATGKYDLAIGGYGTSPDPDYVLSLHTCAARPSADAKGGSTDTFFCDAQYDDLYKKQLTETDDAKRAEYVKQAQARLYSQYPTIVLDYQNALEAYRSDKFSGFTTQPQPKGAILEQTGYWGVYGATPAGSENAKDANAVGGGSDSTVVWIVVGGIVVVVLVIGGIVLSRRNKTSEDRE
- a CDS encoding ABC transporter permease, coding for MTTAETPRQIAWHRRRASLARTWREFAAQRTALIGLILLGATVVVALLLPLISDQSGLDVTKATGEPLAPPNGDFWLGTDNFGRSVLLMTVWGSRISLLVGFSAALLSVVIGTLIGITAAHFGGWVSATLLRFTDFFLVLPSLILAIALSAVLPKGVGTIIVAIGLTAWPSTARLVRAQTLTIESRPYIERAHALGGGHLHVIGKHVLPGVMPLVLANTTLVVGNAVIADATLSFLGVGDPNSVTWGLVLESALNNGAISRGAWWNVLPPGIAIVLVVLFFTLVGRGLETVLNPRLKK
- a CDS encoding M20/M25/M40 family metallo-hydrolase: MADVVELCADLIRFDTTNRGNNDANPERPAAEYVAAFLDGLGIPSQILEAAPGRASVIARVPGTDPSLPALLVQGHLDVVPADAADWSVPPFSGEVRDGYLWGRGATDMKDFVAMVLAALAGGVRPRRELVLAFVADEEDRGEWGAHWLVDRHPSLFEGCVAAISESGGYTYHVPAADGRDVHLYPVGTAERGTAHLRLTARGRAGHGSRPNAENAVTRLVGALHRIAAHAWPVSLTPAVRAFLERTGAALGVPVDLSTSDSVDAAVAALGPAGALVLPTVRNSTTPTMLDAGYKVNVIPSTATAQVDVRVLPGTEESLFAVLDELLGEGVTREFVAHQPPVQAPVDSPWFSAMSSALRAEDSEAVVVPYCLGGGTDAKAFAQLGIDNYGFAPLWLPKGFPYRAMAHGVDERVPVEGLHFGTRVLSRFLASC
- a CDS encoding M55 family metallopeptidase, giving the protein MRIMISADMEGATGVTWTDDVVPGSPQWDRFRRLFTGDVNAVLAGLFDAGAADVLVNEAHSSQRNLLLEDLDPRARMLTGRHKPLSMMQGIDSGVDGVVFLGYHAGAGFDGVLSHTYLENQITGVWLDDVPASEGRLNAAMAAEYGVPVLLVSGDDETCEDARDYAPEAELVQVKECVSRYAAICLPPARTAELLTGAAADAMARAGREERQVRPHRIEVEFDASHLAQATAVIPTVEQIGTRRVGFDAPDMTEAMKAFKVVTAIAAGAVQGIYG
- a CDS encoding ABC transporter permease, whose translation is MTAPEQAAVLVDPDEHRGGTGTARFVLRKIIEAVVSVVLVVVLFFFLFRMLPGDPVAAMTRDRVTSPQQIAELREKMGVDKPVFVQFGQYFWNLLHGDLGESRLLNNGRPVADMIAERLWPTILLVGSATILAVVIGLWLGIRAAWRRDSFFDRAQTGIALTLWSVPQFWLGLMLLVVTNGLFPSRGMHSPDTAPDVFSQTLDVLHHLVLPCLTLLAVFYAQYMLIMRSSLLGEMNADYLTTARAKGLRDDLVRRRHAVPNALLPTTTLVFMQFGQVVAGAVTVEAVFSWPGLGQLTYDALHGPDLPVLQGVFTVLASAVVLMNLLAELLYRVLDPRVRTS